The Endozoicomonas sp. 4G DNA segment TTCCTTGCATACGCACCTCATTAATTATCGCAGTCTGATCAGTTGCACGTTCCCGATTCTGACACCCTTGCTCTCCCGGTGAGACTCAGAACTATCTGCCTGACAGCAAAGCCACTGGAACTGGCTTCGCACAAAGTAAAAGTGCCTGCCCTATAGGCCTGTCCATGATAGTTAAAACCCAGTGTGCTGCCATTATTCCACTGCATGGAAGCCAGATTATCGGTTTCCTCAAAGACCCGGATTAACTGATCCCCCGCATCCACCACACCGTCGGCATTGCCATCGGCAAACACCAGCCATCCCGTGCTCCAGTCAGTCAGTGAATTATCACACCCTGAGCCGTTATCGGACTTGCAAATGGAAACAGAACTTCGTCGTTTAATAGCCTCACTTCGGGCCAGCAACATACTGACGAAAAGAGTCTGGGTAGCGGCTGCGACACGACGATCAGCCAATAAGTCTTTCAAAGAGGGGACGGCAACAGCAATAAGAATGGCAAATACAGACAGTGTGACCAGCATTTCAGGTAGCGTCATCCCTGCCCTGCTCAGCCACTTTCGACCCGGTCCGAACACCATAATCAGTTCCTTGCATCGATGCTTGAAGAAGAAGGTTTCCCAACGCCTTACTGCACCTTAGCTGTCCCTGATAGCAAACCGTAGAAGCGCCTTATCAAAGCCGGATAGCAAGATCAGTTCAACCGACCAGTGGTAAAAACCCAATCACTCCACAAACATCTCAGCCGTCATAATATGACTCTGACCTGGTTCCAACTCAACAGGAACCTGGGGCAATGTGATGGTTTCTACACAAACCATGGTTTTATAATCATCGGTAGGCACATCGTGCATTTGTTCTGCTCGAATGGGTCCCGGATTCCAGACAACGGTGCCATTGCTACCGGATTTTTTGATGGTAATTTTTCTTCTTAAACCGGGGTCGTGAAGGATGCAGGTTTCGGTGTCATCAATATAGGTTCTGTCCACTTCAGTGCGGATGATCACATCTCCTTCCTGGATACAGGCTTTGCCATCGTCGGTCTCATCCAGATAACGCTTTCCATCCAGCCCTTCAACCCGGATCAGATCTGTGTTTGAAACGGTGAAATAGGTATGCAACGCCTGACTAATTTCAATGTTGTTTGCTCCGGTATTCACCGAGGTCAGACTGATTCTTAGTGTTTTGCCAACAATAACCTCTATGCTCAGGTCTGCCTTCCCATGCCATTGCGGAATACTGTCAATGGGTAAAGACAACACCACCCGAGTCTCATCAGTGTCCAGCGTTTCACTCAATTCCAGTGTCCAGAGTACCGTGCGGGCAAAACCATGATTGGGGCCTCCCTCCTTGCCAGAACCGAACCACGGCCAGCAAACAGGGACACCACCACGAATCGCTTTACCCTCAGTCATGTCTGCCAATGGACTCATCCAGAGAACCGGTTCCTGAGCTCTTGGCTGATAACTTAAAACCTGCCCACCCAGCAGGGAAATCGTGGCTTTGGCAAAAGGGTTGTCAATTTCAAGAACAGGCACAGCGCCCATTACTCCCGGTTTGGTAGCAGAATTCATTCGAACAGTCATAACGAAACTTCGTGAGGGTGATAAGGGAAACGTCCTAAGTAAACTTTATTAGAAAGCCCGCTATCGTGAGCCTTCGGAAACATCAGGCTTCTACAATCCGAAGCTCTTTTGGCATGGTAAAAACAATATTCTCTTCC contains these protein-coding regions:
- a CDS encoding GspH/FimT family pseudopilin, yielding MVFGPGRKWLSRAGMTLPEMLVTLSVFAILIAVAVPSLKDLLADRRVAAATQTLFVSMLLARSEAIKRRSSVSICKSDNGSGCDNSLTDWSTGWLVFADGNADGVVDAGDQLIRVFEETDNLASMQWNNGSTLGFNYHGQAYRAGTFTLCEASSSGFAVRQIVLSLTGRARVSESGTCN
- a CDS encoding D-hexose-6-phosphate mutarotase, with protein sequence MTVRMNSATKPGVMGAVPVLEIDNPFAKATISLLGGQVLSYQPRAQEPVLWMSPLADMTEGKAIRGGVPVCWPWFGSGKEGGPNHGFARTVLWTLELSETLDTDETRVVLSLPIDSIPQWHGKADLSIEVIVGKTLRISLTSVNTGANNIEISQALHTYFTVSNTDLIRVEGLDGKRYLDETDDGKACIQEGDVIIRTEVDRTYIDDTETCILHDPGLRRKITIKKSGSNGTVVWNPGPIRAEQMHDVPTDDYKTMVCVETITLPQVPVELEPGQSHIMTAEMFVE